The Helicobacter canis genomic sequence AAGCCGTGCTTGAATGCACGGGCAAATTTAACTCCCTAGAAAAGTCTAGCCCCCACCTAAAAGGCAGTGTCAAAAAAGTGGTGATCTCTGCTCCTGCTGATGAGACACCTACCTTTGTCTATGGGGTCAATGAGCAAAGCTATAAGGGCGAGCCTATCATCTCTAATGCCTCTTGCACGACAAACTGCCTAGCCCCTATCGCCAAAGTCTTGCACGAGAATCTAGGCATAGAATCCGCCCTTATGACGACAATCCACAGCTATACCAACGACCAAAATCTCCTTGATGTCAAGCACAAAGATTTGCGCCGAGCAAGAGCCGCAGCCCTAAGTATGATCCCCACTTCCACCGGCGCGGCAAAGGCAGTAGCCCTTGTGATCCCAGAGCTTGCGGGCAAATTTACCGGCTATGCTATGCGTGTGCCTACACCTGATGTAAGCGTGGTGGATCTAAGTGTCAATCTCTCTAAGCCCATAAGCAAAGATGAGCTAAACGCGCTTTTTGCCGCACAAGCTAAAGCAAAGCCCCAGATTTTCCACATCGATAATGATCAATGTGTCTCAAGCGATTTTATCGGCTCACCTTATAGCGCGATTATCGTGCCGGATAAAACGATGGTTTTGCACGATAGATTTGCCAAAATCCTTGCGTGGTATGATAATGAGTTTGGCTACACTACGCGGCTTGTGGATATGGCGGCGTTTGTGCTAGGGCGTTAGGGTGCGGTTATGATTAGCTTCCACACTTCCTATGCCAAAGTGGATTCTAGCTCTGTGCTTGAAGCTATCAAGGCAGAATCTAGCAGTGGAGCAAGCGGCTACTACAAGCTCCCCTTTGACACACTTGCCCTAGAATCCGCTTTAGCATATAGCACGCGCGAGTATTTCTCAAGCATCACAGATCTTGTCATCATCGGTGTGGGTGGCAGCTCGCTAGGCACGCGGGCGGTGTATGCGGCTTTGGGGCATTCTTGCAGAAGTGCTACTAGGCGCGTGCATTTTTTGGAGCATACAGATCCCTTTGAGACCAAGCGCGTGCTAGAATCCATCACGCTAAAAAGCACGCATTTTTTGCTTATCTCTAAATCCGGCACGACCATTGAGAGCATTTCTCTAGTGAAGTTTCTTATCACGCATTTTGATTTACTAAGCAGCGCAAACAAGCAGCATTTATCCTGTATCACAGACTCTGGCTCGCCGCTAGAGAGCTTTGCCAAGGAGCAGGGGCTAGAGTGCTTCACAATCCCTGCTAATGTGGGCGGGCGATTTTCGGTGCTTTCTTTAGTGGGGCTTGTGCCTTTAAGCTTGCTTGGGCTTGATATTAGCGCACTTTTGCAAGGAGCGCGCGCGATGATGGAGAGCTTTTTTGCTGGCAAAGAGGGGCATATCATCGATAAAGCCGCCTTTTTAGCCAAGCACCACAAGCAATATCCCATAAGCGTGTTGTTTTCTTATGGGAGTGTGTTTGGCGAGCTTAATCGCTGGTTTGTGCAGCTCTGGGGGGAAAGCTTGGGCAAGCATAATGCGCAGGGCGAGCAAGTGGGGCTTACACCTGTGGGGCTTGTAGGCAGTATCGATCAGCATTCATTCTTGCAGCTTATCGTGCAAGGAGCGCGTGATAAGGTGGTGAGCTTTTTGTCTTTAAGCGATGAGTGCGATAAGGTGGATTCTAGCGCGTTTGTGGTGCCAAACTGCTCCCTAGAGTCCCTAGAATCCACCGATTTTGTCAATGGCACGGCATTTTTGCGCTTGCTCAATCTCCAAAAGCAAGCGACTTTAGAGACGCTAGAGTCGCTTGCTATCCCCACAGATTCTATCACGCTAGAGAGCTTAGATGCGTGGCATATCGGCGCGCTTGTGGTGTATTTTGAGCTTTTGACTTCTTGCACGGGGGTGTTGCTGGGGGTTAATGCCTACGATCAGCCCGGAGTGGAGTTTGGGAAGCGGAGGTTGCGAACTTATTTTGCTTAACACAGAGGGATTCGGTCTTGGGTAATCATAGCGGCGATTTTAAGGATTTTAGGGCAACCGCAGACCACCAGTCTAGCTCTGCCCTAAAATCCTTAAAAAGCCCCGCTAGCACTACCGCAATTCCTAGAATCCTAGAGAAAGACAATTGGGGTGAGTATGAAAAACCTAGAATCCACTTTTGAAAACTCTGCCGCTGATACGCAAAAGTGGATTCTAGGGTGAAGTCTAAAAGGAGTAACAATGGATTCTAAGAAAGTCAATTCTGCTAGCGTAGAATCTATGGATTGCCACGCGGTGCAAGCGGTGCTGCCAATGACAGAAAACAACGCCGCTAGTAAAAACGAGGATTCTAGGAAAAACGCCCAAAATGCAAAAGCCCAATCCACCAGCAAAAAGCCCACACCAAGCCCTAGCGATTCTAAGATTTTGGAGCTAGAATCGGGGTTTTTCAAGCCGCGCAAGGAGATAAGACTCGAGTGTCTATCGACGCAGCGCGGCGATGAAATCCACGATTCTAGCCCAAAAGCTGAATCGCCTCAAACACTCCGCATAGCTTTTCTAAGTGTGCT encodes the following:
- the gap gene encoding type I glyceraldehyde-3-phosphate dehydrogenase — encoded protein: MKQVAINGTGRIGLCAARIIGKRDDMELVSMNTTASIDTLVHLLRYDSVHGRYDVEKLDETTLRIGNSKRVRIQSNRDITALDFGSAQAVLECTGKFNSLEKSSPHLKGSVKKVVISAPADETPTFVYGVNEQSYKGEPIISNASCTTNCLAPIAKVLHENLGIESALMTTIHSYTNDQNLLDVKHKDLRRARAAALSMIPTSTGAAKAVALVIPELAGKFTGYAMRVPTPDVSVVDLSVNLSKPISKDELNALFAAQAKAKPQIFHIDNDQCVSSDFIGSPYSAIIVPDKTMVLHDRFAKILAWYDNEFGYTTRLVDMAAFVLGR
- a CDS encoding glucose-6-phosphate isomerase is translated as MISFHTSYAKVDSSSVLEAIKAESSSGASGYYKLPFDTLALESALAYSTREYFSSITDLVIIGVGGSSLGTRAVYAALGHSCRSATRRVHFLEHTDPFETKRVLESITLKSTHFLLISKSGTTIESISLVKFLITHFDLLSSANKQHLSCITDSGSPLESFAKEQGLECFTIPANVGGRFSVLSLVGLVPLSLLGLDISALLQGARAMMESFFAGKEGHIIDKAAFLAKHHKQYPISVLFSYGSVFGELNRWFVQLWGESLGKHNAQGEQVGLTPVGLVGSIDQHSFLQLIVQGARDKVVSFLSLSDECDKVDSSAFVVPNCSLESLESTDFVNGTAFLRLLNLQKQATLETLESLAIPTDSITLESLDAWHIGALVVYFELLTSCTGVLLGVNAYDQPGVEFGKRRLRTYFA